Below is a window of Oryza brachyantha chromosome 10, ObraRS2, whole genome shotgun sequence DNA.
TAACCACATGTGGTTAAGCAATAAACACGGACTAATGTTAAACCGTTAAGCGTTTGGTGACGATCAGATTGAGCAAGCAAAGATTAGCTAAGAGACACATGACATCAGACATGTAACATGTTCAAGCCAACTCATAACACGGTGGCACAGTGTGACCAAGGCTAACTACCATCTACTACATACAACATGATACATGATACAGTAGCCACTACAGATGTCCAAGCCATCAGGTGCCCACACAATGCACCAACCATTCTTCTCCCTGTCTGTCAACCCTGCAACAACAGCCAGAATTTGTCAGGAAAGTTCCAATTACTCCGGAGTACACACTACACGGTCAAGGTGGGAATGAAAAAAGAACTgcagttgaaaaaaaaaagcaagatcGAAATGACCTAGGCCCTGTTCGTTTGGAAGCAGGTAAGATATCTTACCTCGGTACGAAAAacatactaatagattagtacatgattaattaattattaattattaaaaaatataaaatagattaatatgattttttaatcaacttttctatagaaaatttttgcaaaaaacacaccgtttagcagttcagaaagcgtgcgcgcgagAAATGAGAGGAGTTAGATACCTTATGCAGGGTGGCGATCGCAGCCCTAGCCATGATGGCATATGAGGATCTGAATCTGTTATAAAAATGTTCCGTCTCAGAGATTTCcttctatagaaaaataatattacaaTGGGAGTCGGAAATGTAAGAGGTAATCAACATTACAAGCCTCTCTTTCCTGATGCCACTACCCTGGGCCCTGTTTaattcccaaaaacttttacccaaaaatatcgcattgaatatttggacatctaaatggaacagtaaaaatagataaaaaactaattgcatagttatagaagaaaccgtgagacgaatcttttgagcctaattaatccatgattagtcataagtgccacagtaacccatatgtaataacggattaattagactcaaaagattcgtctcgtggtttccagacaaggtgtgaaatttaatttttcattcgtgtccaaaaacctcattcaacatccgatcaaacgttcgatgcgatactcaaaattttcttttccccaCCTAAACACCTCCTAAGCATGTTGCTGCTTCTCCGAGGATCCCTTTGTCCGCCCCTCATCAGGTCGCACACCATGGGAGAATGTTCCATCACCATGGACACTGGAGTTAACCGCCTATTCGTGACCTGAAGAAATGTCGGTCATCCTAAACATTGCACGAAGAAAGGGTGTCATGTGTTGTCCATAATATATAGACACAGTTCACTATAGGTCATGTTTTCACTGAGATCAAAAGAGGTGATGAGCAACAACTATCGTATGACAGGAACAATGACTTGTGCATACTTGCAGATGATTATggtgtaaaaaataattatgttagctataagtgtaaaccatgtaaaCTTAGAGGTATTTGCACCCGTCAATGACTGTGCAGCCTTATTGAACTCAACCTAAACAACCTGGTACAAGAAATGTAGTATAGATCTATCCTAGTATATTGCGAAAGACAGATACAATATTAGTCTATCATACTAGGctccctttgattcaaagaaaattcataggaattttagagaatttcattcctataggaatttttcctacaaagccatttgaatcaaaggaataaaccatatgaaattcctatggaatacCTCTTCCCATACATgctttggaggaaatttaacaagaggtagaaTCTCATGGTAAAAATCCTATGAGTAtttatctctccttaaattcctgtgtttttcctgtggtccaatcaaacaactatttttatgttttttctgtgttttacAATCATatgttttacacttacattcctatcagaattctatgttttttctatttcccTGTTTTATTATTCATGTGATTCAAAGAGGCCCTCAGTGTTCTAAGCATAAATCTCACTCTACATTTAGCACATGGACCCAAATAGTTAGAGATGGCCCTGGGCGCGGGCTGTGAATGAGACACGAAGTATAGTGGATTTTTATCAAGTAGACTTTTTTACTTGGGAAGGACCGAACGTTCGAAGCCGGCCCAAACAACCAGGGGATTGCAAATACTAAGCAGCCAGGCCCATGTTTCAACGTTGCTGGACTCGTCAACGCGGGGCTTATTGTTTAACAATCTGTGATTTTTAAGTTCGTAtagatatatacatgttaaaaatatttgtcacttagacaaaatttggtcaaacatataaaaatacgacaaacaattttgtgtcaaaataaatttataaaatataataaatttatgatattatgacatTACTTTCCAGGAGAATATATGtgtattatttgtcttatatttaaaataagcatttaagaaattacCAATGATTGGCAttttaaagtttgatcaaattttatcctaaatgatatatttttgatcCGAGGGAGTATTATATCTTCGAATTCAGTTTCTAAGTTGTGATGTGCTATGTGTGACCGTGTCACATCCATTTTAAATAGGAAGCATATATAATACAAGAAGTTTATGCAAAGTTTATACAAAGAGCCCGAAAACTCACCGCGCACGTTGTTCGCCATTTTGAATCCATTGTTTACCTACCTCAAACTTTCTGCACCAGGTGGCCGCTGCGCCAATCATGGCTTGCTTTGCTTCCATTGCAATGCAAGTCACACTCGCACTCACACAAACCTCATCGACCCTAGCCAAGTAGCCAGAGTAGCTGCTAGCCATGGCCATTCTGCATCTATCCTTCATCGCATTCTGCAGAAGATCGATCTCCTGCAGGGTAGTATAAAGATCCCTGCTTCATCGCTGCGTGACAGCTTAAGTCGATCAGTTTCCGAGTCTTGACATGGCGTGCTTCTCcttgctcgccgccggcgtccgtcCGCTGCTcctcccggcggcggccatcatcctcctcctcaccacTCTCCTCTCAGGTACTGTACATCACATCCATGTTCTCTCCTTGCTGCTTTCATCAATGCTTCCATGCAATGCGCTGATCGTTCATAATTTCCCGCAGTCgtctttttgcttctgtttacgagggcatgtttagtttgcgaaaaaaaattttaggtgttatatcaaatatttaactggATGTCAGAAGGGGGTTTtagatacgaatgaaaaaactaatttcataactcatctggaaaccgcgagaccaatcttttgagcttaattaattcatcattagcacatatggattactgtagcacttatgactaatcatggactaattagtttcaaaagatttgtctcgcaatTTCCCCtctaactgtataattagtttttgtttatCTATATCTAGTGCTTAATGCATATATCCAACGATtcgatatcatatttttgtgaaaaaaataatttttgggaactaaacaaggcttatgctaaaaactgaaatttcaaaggattttttattagtttatttttagatcttttcttttagattgctagaaaacatatatacaaatgtttattaataagttattttttatttgtaaatagatcgtttgtttctttttttacgaaagaaacaaaaaatgaaccTCTCCATTGATTTTTGTTCGTGATCGATCAGGGCCGGTCGTGCTCGTGCGAGGCGTCACGTTCCGGGTGGTGAACAAGTGCCCGTTCCCGGtgtggccggcgacggcgcccaACGCCGCCCATCCGGtgctcgccgacggcggctTCTTCCTCCCGCCGGGGCAGTCGAGGCGCGTCAGGGCGCCGGCCACGTGGAACGGCCGCTTCTGGGGCCGCACCGGCTGCAACTTCACCTCCGGCCATGGCACCACCGCGTGCCTCACCGGCGACTGCGAGGGCCGTCTCGCCTGCAACGGCTCCGTCGGCGCCCCgcccgccaccgtcgtcgagGTGGACCTGCACGAGGACCGGAGCAAGGGGAGCTCCTACGACGTCAGCCTGGTGGACGGCTACAACCTGCCGGTGTCCGTCTGGACCAagcccgccgccggtgccgacgCCGACCGCAAGTGCGTGATCTCCGGCTGCGCCAAGAACGTGAACGCGGTGTGCCCTCCGGAGCTgcaggtgacggcggcgccgccgtcgtcgtcggcgtcggcggcgacggtggtggcgtGCAAGAGCGCGTGCCTGGCGTTCGGGTCGGACGCGTTCTGCTGCCGCGGCGCGTACGGCACGGCGGAGACGTGCCGGGGCAGCGCGTACTCGCGGCTGTTCCGGGACGCGTGCCCGGCGTACGTCAGCTACCCCtacgacacggcggcggcggcggcggcgaggtgctaCGCGCAGGACTACGTGGTCGCCTTCTGTCCGTCCAGAtggggcggcgcgggcgatcGTGTGGCCCAGGCTTGACGGATGTGATGCCGCCGGATTCGAATAAAAGAAAACGCGTGTGCTACGTAGTCTTGAATCTCTCGATCTTGCGTGTATGTATCTATATACaagtatatatagtatatgaaGTTCGTATGTGATCAATGGATAGTTTTTGTGCTGGTGTTAGTATGTGTGTGAAgtatttagagtaaatttggATGCACACATGAGCTGAAAACACTATGCCTATTTTTGAAACTTGGAACACAAATACACAATCATGTTttgaacataattttttttttgcccagTTTAAGAGACTAGCATGGCCCAAACACTGAGCACTAAGCTACATAAAACGAGGATTGCTCCAGCGCTGGCCCGTTCCTGAGGTCATCTCTCCgaatttattatgttttttggATGTGcgatttgttttattagaaaattatgtggtgatcatttattttgctgtaatttattataattataatagaaACTTTgagcataatattttttatattttcaaaaaaataaaccaagaaaatgaccaaatgtatatataaaaagtcaaccacCAAGGAACACACGGATAGGCCCCGGTCATCATCTTCCAACAGCGTTTGCTCCAAGTCGCGGCGGCATAGTTGCGTCGTAGTGTAGATCGGCACACGAAAGTCTACCTTTTAGTACGATCTTTTTTTCCACGACAGTGAGACCCTCGTGTGCCGCCTCCATAGCACATATGCCCAGGAGGAGCCCTGTCGTGGTCGTGTACGCCGATTTGCCTTATGTCACCTCCAACAATTGAGATAACATATTATCTTTAAACATTCTAAAAGGCAATTTCTTTAATGGTCCAGCTCTTTACAACTAACTCATAATACAAATGCCTCTACAATTCATTCTCGcttaacattaaaatatgtggaAGTTAATAGatactcttttatttcttttctataaaaaaaatatatagtattaGAGGTGACGTTAGGCTTGGCAAGCTAGCTATAACGTTCACGAAAGTTACATGGACAAGACGACGATCAATAAGTGGTTACAAAGTGTAATGGCCAAATGGATAGAAAAAAGATATAAGTAATAAATTGACTTATCAACTGAATGTTGTTTCAGATATTAATAATCACATGTTTGGGACAGGACTCAGTATAGTTGATTCAAAAATAAGACCTTAGATTTTGGTTGGGGCAACGACAATGCTTTGGGCGCTGTGGTGGTCAAGAaatgacaatatttttttgataaggCACAGATTAAATGTTATATGCTGGTCATCTTGAGAAGGACACATGAGACTCAATTGATGATGGTTGAATAAAGAATAGAAAATGTTAGAAAGACATGATTTCAAATAGAATATAATAGAGTCTAATAAAATATCCagagataaatataaaatcctaCATAGATTAGAtagaatatttaaattatggtctaaatttatatcttCTACGtacgctatatatatactcatgAGGGTTAGTGATATACTATAGATCATATAATTTCCCCAATTGAATATTTTCCAAAGGGGCCCGGTTAGGTCAGGTTACCTTTGCCCCATAAATTTGACCAGCCTTTACAAAAAGGTTTTGATCATCATTCAAATTTAACCCCCTGTGATAATATTTAGGTGTCAACACCTCTCTACAGGATGCAtctagagataaaatataCTAAGGGGGCGATTgacgtttttttaaaaaaacaaacgacatatttacaaataaaaattaatttataaataaaaaattatatatatattcccagtgatctaaaagtaaagactgaaaaataaactatcataaaaaatcCACCAAaatcaaccataaatttaaaattgaaaattcaaattatggCATATAAACGTGAGCAGAAGCGAAATGACGAGGGTGCAAGTATATCTTGGTATCTTTATCGTTCTACCAGAaaacagaaataaataaactctcttattcctaatatttttccactccatctgttttaaattataaatatttttgaaattataatcttatactaaaatataagtatttttaacactatttataatattatcgtCAATCACTTCATATGTAAAATTCATCTCATTTTGCCCCACCTACCCTATAACTCATACACATaccttatttattataaacatTATAGTTATTTTCTTAACTTTAATGAATGCTAAATAgtataaaaatgattatattatgagaTGGAGATAGTAGTATCCAATTGTACCCTACACAGCACCTCAAATTTAGGCTAGGCCATATGCAATTCAAGGTGATCGGACGCCTGAAAATTTTATCGATCgtttaaattcagaaaatggAATTTTCATGTTTTGCAATCGGTCAAAGCTTTCACCATCACTGTTTACTATTGGACTACAGTACATACCGTCGTACTCGATCACCCTCATCTTTGCACGTTTAATTGATGTTGAACACCAATTACAGTACcacactatatatattgtcatgctcaataattaattactacctctgtttatattgtaagactttttatcttgcctaaatttatcaatcgaTAAatgtgtataatttttatatatgtctagatttattagcatttatataaatcGATGATTGCATATGTTCTTAAGTGGGCAACATGCTGTAGTTCTTCGTCCCTATCTCCACACACacttttctctccctccctaTTGACCACACCGTCCTCGGCGACAGAGGCGGCTGACAGAGCTTGGGGTGGCGGAGCCCGAGCCATGCCTCTCCCAACGCGCGTCCTCACCGTGCCCTGCTGCGTTCTTTCACGAGGCTGCTCCCTATTGACCACACCGTCCTCGGCGACAGAGGCGGCTGACAGAGCTTGGGGCGGCGGAGCCCGAGCCATGCCTCTCCCAACGCGCGTCCTCACCGTGCCCTGCTGTGTTCTTTCACGAGGCTGCTCGTCCTTCACAGAAGAACCATGAAACCActcctctccatctctctTATCTCCACCCATGCAGTTTTTCTAGTGGCGAGTTTGAAACCActatgaaaaatattggatACGAGAGAAATTTATGATCTATTGTATTCTGTTGTATATTGTACTGACCTCcgtatgtatatttataaggTACATAGGAGATAAAATttgagtacaagataaatattctatcgtatatctttaggattttatctttatctctataGTTTCTATTGgactctgttatctctaacaTTCCCCCTCAGTTATAACGGGAGCAAAGCGAACGATTGCGACTGGATTTGAAATCCTATGTTTCaccatcttttcttctttgtttctccatCATCGATTTCATCTCTAATGGATAGTTCTCCACTTTGATAATTGTGTCCTCTTCTGTGTCGTTTCGGTCCTCCACCTTGGTGACCGCGTCCCCTTTTATGTCGTCccttgtctctctcctctattcccTCCCGTAGTCATAGCGGGAGTGTCATGGACGATAGCGATGACACAGACGCTTTTGATTAGAGTTGTCGACAATGATTTGTTGTGATGTCCATCGAGGTAGCCGATCATGTGGTAGCCGTGGTCGTGGTAGACATGCATGGTAGTTGATGTAGCCGCATATAGCTGAAggtgaaaaaattaaagatggaGCTGCGATCGTAGATGAGGCACCTTGCAGATGTCAGAGGATACCGTTGGAAGCGTCTTTGAATATGTCAGAGGATGCCCTTGGGTCATCTTGCAGATACCAGAGAACGTTGTTGATGTCGGTCACCAATTTTTGGTTGAACTCTGTATGCCGTGTAGGAGGTCATCACCATAGTGATGCCAGGTAGATGTAGTCTTTGCTCGTCGTAGATGACGCGGTTGGTGCTGTCGTTGATGAAGCGTCTTACAGAGATTTCTGTCAGAGGACGCGAGATGAATGTCTATCGTTGTGGACGAAGCGGCGTCATGTTGTTCTCATATTGATGTAGACCATTGGTGGTGTTACTTCAAAGCAATTAAGCCTGCCAGTGGATTGTAATGCAATCCAAATCCACTCCAATccatttctttgctaattagtCTACCAAACTAACCCGCaccaattattcttcattgggatccaatccaaaccaatccaactttgattttagcctaacccgcaccaacccatttggttaaaatggattcaaccCACTCTTACAAAAtggatgcaccatttgatatgtataaactcggacctaaaattttaaaactcgtgtttacactataaaagtttatcaaatttaactaaaatttagtgggatgatctgttatgtataaaagtaacTTTGTGCACGATCCATTTaccctccacgggttaaatccatttagaatctaaaataacctaacctaaccaaatccagtccatcccaatccatttgtctctataacccaatccaatctagaccatttgaagttacaatccatttacacccaaccaaacacaatccaaattaaaaccaacccatttaacccattttcatccaacccattagcaggcctaAATGCATGTTGATGACGGACGTGGAGACTCGGTGAAGACGTCAGCCGCTTGATGCAGTGCTTGCTTGTTGGTTGATTGATGTCGCCGCACCTCTGCTTCTGCCGCTAAAATTTAGGGATTTTGTAGCAAGAAgaaactaatctaatctaatatatagatgatatatgatgattaaaaagaaattgatctaatactaattattggagaaatctaatctataaataatctTTAGGGTTAGCTAGCTAATTGAAAGGAAGAAAACATGCACTGTATTTGTGCTGAAAACTGACGCATGGTCGTCGTCTTGCCGCTGAACCATGGGTCTTTGATCTGCAGGTTGGAACGATCCGCCGCCTTGCGTTGAACTGCAGATCGGAAGCTGCCAGCAGATGCATGCGTCGGACGATGGATGGAAGGCATCCTTGCCGTCTTTAGTTGCTCGGTTGGATGGCTCGCCGGCGTGTCGACGTAGACTTAAAATTAACATCTAATTTCGGGAtttaggctctgataccacgtAGAAAATATTGGATAGAAGAGAAATTTATGATCCGTGGTATTCTGTTTTATATTGCACTGACCATCGTGGGTTTATTTATAGGTTACATAGAGATAAAAACttaagtacaagataaatattctattgtATATCTCTagtattttatctttatctctagagtttctaCTAAACTCTGTTATCTTTAAGcgtatgtatctatatctctaacaacCACTCGTCACGTACGTGCACTGTAAATGCCTCAGAGTTATTTCAGTTATTTTGTTCGCCTCGtaatacatattatattttaaaataaatataatagtcCTACAAGGTAATATAGTTCAATATCGTCCTCTTTGTCCTTCTCCAAAGTAGCCATTACCAACAGCAGTCTCCCTATCCATAGCGTTGGGTGGACTACTTCACTGCCCCTGCTGCCATGCCTGTGTGCCACAAATCCAACCCAATTTCCTCCTTTTTGCCATCCAGCCTCTGCACACAGCTTGCAAGCAGCCTCCTCACTTGTGTACCACTGTCACTGTGCTACTGTTCCTCCTGCATACTGCATGTGGGCCCGACACCCCCCGGTTCAGTTGGGACAGCTGACCGAGCAGCGCAGCTAGCTATGTAGTGTAGCCAAGCCCAGCCGCCAACAACCCATGCGCTCGAGGCGTTAATGGCAGATCGGCCGTTGGTGAAACGGAGCATCACAATTGACGATATGGATTTTAATCTGTAGTGTAGGTACAACAGTAGACTATTTCAGCAAGTTTAATACTATAGCCAAttactagcttcaattcatctatataggtcttgtttagttctcaatttttttttctaaaaacatcacatcaaatctttggacacctaaataaaacattaaacatagatgaactaaaaaaactaattgcacagttacgaaagaaatcttgagacgaatcttttgagcataattagtctatgattagccataagtgctatagtaaccaacacgtgctaataacggattaattaggctcaaaagattcgtctcgcgatttctaggctagccgtgaaattcgttttttcattcgtgtctgaaaaccccttcGGACATCcggttaaatatttgacgtgacacatctcccaaaaattttctcaatctaaacaccaccatagtcaatctaatagtcaattcatacaatagctacctaCAGAACATATCTTAGCATGTTTcacctatcatacacacattataTCTTGAAGCtcatgctgcagctggctataaattattaGCTCAttattcttctctctcctctctcatctctttaaaatatgtttgtagctggcttatagtctgctattgtacctgtcCTAAGTCagttgtaaacatattttaaagagataaaaatggAGAGAGAAGACAGTGAggtactaatttgtagctagctacagcacGAGCTTCAAGACGCagtatgtgtatgatatgtgagaccatgtatgttttgtagataactattatatgaattggctattagattgactatagaaaATTGGAGCtattagttggctatactattaaacttgctcttagctggatatctatttttttcttatatatcttctaaatagttattaatgtttcttaaaaaatacaatagatATCACttgacatatatacaattttaaatttgactcttatagtttaaaataaaaaaacaaataaaattgaaactgCTATGGTATATTTAcagttaaatttgttatttttattataacttgtagaagttaaattttacatatttataaagttatatatcgtatattaa
It encodes the following:
- the LOC102715052 gene encoding pathogenesis-related thaumatin-like protein 3.5 — translated: MACFSLLAAGVRPLLLPAAAIILLLTTLLSGPVVLVRGVTFRVVNKCPFPVWPATAPNAAHPVLADGGFFLPPGQSRRVRAPATWNGRFWGRTGCNFTSGHGTTACLTGDCEGRLACNGSVGAPPATVVEVDLHEDRSKGSSYDVSLVDGYNLPVSVWTKPAAGADADRKCVISGCAKNVNAVCPPELQVTAAPPSSSASAATVVACKSACLAFGSDAFCCRGAYGTAETCRGSAYSRLFRDACPAYVSYPYDTAAAAAARCYAQDYVVAFCPSRWGGAGDRVAQA